aaattgaaatgcaatcgcgctccaatGCAAGATGAAAAAGCTCCGCCCCCGGAAcgtgggtctcgttaggtatttggcggcgaaaccggaaattcaaaaattttaaattacttttCAAGCATTTTCCGTCGTGTATTTgttcttttattttaataattgtaAGCCAAAATGGGtgacaaatgaaaaaaaaattattcacttttaaacaaactacttaaaattcttgaaaactagcgaaatcggcaaaaaacaagaaaaaactttttttatttccgattttgcagtcaaatacctaacgagacccaacttttGGGGgcacaacgtttttttttctaaaactaattttaataaCTTACTTGTAAATCTACACCCGATGCATATCCATTTGGACACTTCTGCACAACTACTTGAAGCCATGAGCCAGGTGCACATCCAATATCGATTACAGTACTCTCcggtttcagaaatttgaatttctcattaATTTCGATTAATTTGAAGGCGCTCCGTGCTCGGTAATTGTGCTCACGAGCTTTAACCGCAAATTCGTCTGTTGATTGCCGTTGaatatatctgaaatttaaatttgaaaaataaatttatatttgatGGGGGAAGAAAACTCACTTGTGCAAATTTCcttgtgattttttcgttGAGAACATCCTGAcacttttgaacattttttttcgaattcttaatcactaatttttcaacaaaaaaataaattccctGAATCTAGATACTTTTCTGgtgatttttaaatctaacctatgaaaatgaaaatttcgacaaaaaaactaaataattttaaacacgTTTTTATTCGAAACCTGATAGATAGGCAACTTTTAATATCACAAAAACTTTAATCTGGatctttttttggttattcTGGAACTCTGAGGCATTCGTTAACAGCGTGCATTAGTCCTTGATTTTCCATTGCAGCAGCTACTCGTTCCTAAATGagacattttgaatttatgttttaaaaattaactttttgagGGGCTTGCTtctaaactaaaaaatacaatgttttaaattttttttgaatttttttattggtttatTCGGAAACTTCGGTCTTATTTTctatactttaaaatttaatttcaaaaaatttcgaaaataaaaaatgcaaagtaTAAAAATAGACCGAAATCTCCAAAtaaaccattaaaaaaattaaataatttttaaaatgatttttttgccattttgcaatcaaaaaattcaaattaatgtTTTCAGACGGTTTTCAGCATAAAATATTAAGAAGAAATGTTGAATTATCgaattttggcgaattttaaagttttagtgatttttttaaatttttgcgcAAATTAATGCCcgagttttgaaattacgttttttggcaaattatgatttaaacttttttttcaaattttttagacattttctagcaaaaaaaaaagctaattacatagtttttaaaaatttttaaagtcgtTATttactattgatttttcctcattttacATATTACTATAGTTCGAAACagttttttgccaattttacaggcgtttttcagcagaaaagtcaattttagagttttttttcgatttttttgcaaaaataaatggtttttaaattatatagattttactattttcatcaaaaattaaaaacttacctTGTCGGCCAACTGCCTGTTAATTGATTCTTCCGTAGAATGTGATCCTGGAGTGATTGAAACGCTAACTTTAACTTTCGGATGCAAAGATCTCAAAAGTTTCACTCGAATCGCCAAACCGATTAGTGTTGCCATACTGCAGTGTGGAATGGTTGGTGTGAAAttcacctgaaattttttttcaaatttaaaaaaaaattaattttaaattaccaatcaataattttctcgcaatatttttcattaaaatttagtgatagaaggtagaaaaaaaatatttgttttacctgaaaaaagtttatttcagTTGGAACAATTGGGAAACGCTCAAGAATTGTctgatatttggaaaaatcaattgttccaatttaaataaaagcaagataaatcaactttttttatcaattaaatcAGTATATTTTGATTAAATATATCAGGAGAGCCCTGCATTGCTGAgaccaatttttaatattttttcaagcgcatttttttcacttttttccaatcAATGCTGTAGAATTTCTGTTCAAAGATTGGAAGCTTCttggaaatgttttgtaaaaaattgtaaaaaattttaaagttattttaaaattaaagttaccTTCACAAAGGTCTCTTCTTCGTCGATAAACACTTTGATAAGCTCCTCTTGAACCACATTTAACTGCTCGAGAGTATATGGATGCTCTGGATCGTTGATATCTCTGATCAGATCGAAAATCTCCCACGAATCGATTGGATCTTCGACGCTTTCATCTCTGgaatcatattttttgaattaaaaataatgtagTGGAATTGAGAGCCAATTTTTACAAGcgaaacaacacaaaaaattcatttttcgatgttttctattttttcaaggaaaatcaaaaacttaaaaaaaactcagcagaaaattctttttttttttaaatttaattttgtttaaataaaaacgtcTTCTAAACAGAAGAACaattatcagaatttttagctaattttagaaaaatcgaaaaaaaattcgaaatattggaaaatcgaaaaatctaaaaatcaaaaaacggaaaattttcgtttttcgattttattttttcgaaaatctaaaaaccgACACTTTTGACACAGATGTTCTGGAGCTTCAAAGTGTCAAAAATTCATCTCCTCTTCCATtttactggaattttttatttaaatgtttgGATTTCATgcgatttttcgtattttatcgtgtttttgttaaatttattATGTTTTTCGTTTAAATAACAGGTAAAAAgcgtttttcttgatttttctgtgttttcaatttaataatcGAAGTAATTACGTTTcaaactataaattttcatttgaaaaaatacgaaaaatggctgaaaattcgaattttcaatttattaattcgctgtttttttgcggaattttttaaaaattctgtactttatttatataaaaacTTAACCGTGAAAATATGctctttttgaattcaaagtAAACTTTTAACGattaaaacttgatttttgcGTTAAAACCCTCCAAAAACCAACCTTTCAGTGCCAGTAACAGGTC
The nucleotide sequence above comes from Caenorhabditis elegans chromosome III. Encoded proteins:
- the ciao-2B gene encoding MIP18 family protein F45G2.10 (Confirmed by transcript evidence), whose translation is MGQERLDNANPTLFDSKPRHRPVTGTERDESVEDPIDSWEIFDLIRDINDPEHPYTLEQLNVVQEELIKVFIDEEETFVKVNFTPTIPHCSMATLIGLAIRVKLLRSLHPKVKVSVSITPGSHSTEESINRQLADKERVAAAMENQGLMHAVNECLRVPE